GTATCGGTTGTTGTTATACAATTTCCAACATTGGTAGCGGTAAGATAAAGAGTAACCGCTCCTGCTGCAGTGTCTGCTGCGCTTGGAATGTAGGTTGCATTGAGTGTATTTGCATTGGGTGAAAATGTTCCGCTTCCACTGCTGCTCCATGTTCCGCCACCTGCAAATTGCACGGTTCCATTGAGAGGAACTCCACTGGTATCTTTACAAACCTGAATATCGGCTCCGGCGTTTACATCGGGACCATCCACAAAAACGATGTGTAGAGTGTCAACTGCAGTGGGACATAATCCATTTCCGGTGGAAGATAAAACCAGGAACATCGAGCCTGCACTCACTTCAGCTGCTGATGGAGTGTAATCGGTAACTAAGGTACTGCTGTTCGGATTAAAGGTTCCATTTCCATTGAGCCAGAGTCCACCCGAAGCATTGTTTACCGTTCCGTTCAAACTTACCAATGGATTGTTGTTACAGGCAGAAGTATCGGGTCCCACATTTACACTAGGCAGCGATTGTACAAATACAGGGTGATTGATCGTATCGCGGCAACCTGAGGATGAATTAATGATGAGTTGAACATTGTATAATCCACCGCTAGCAAACGTATGTGTTGGATTCGGTAATCCGGAAGTGGGCGATCCATCTCCGAAATTCCAGGTCCATGAATTCACGGTATTATTCGCAGAAGCTGTAGATGTATTGCTAAAGGAAGCGGGTGAACTGATACAGACGGAATCCGGATTATTGAAATCGGCATTCGACCATGCAATTGGAAATGTTCGGTAGGCTGTGTCGGCACATGGGGTTCCATATTGTGCAATTAGTTGTACCGTGTAGGTTCCGATTCCGGGATAGGTATGCGAAGGATTGGTTTGTGTAGATGTAGGAGATCCGTCACCAAAATCCCATACAAATCCGTTGGCAGTTATGGATGAAGTATTGTTGAACTGAATGGCATTTCCTGCACATCCGTTTACGGGTCCAATTCCCGCAAGGGCTGGTGGGGGACAAACCACTACGTTAAACTGGAAATCGCGGTATACACTTCCAATTAAAATTCCATCGCGCCACTCATCGCAGCGAACACCAACTACGTACTGTCCGATATTGGATGGAATTCCATCTACAATTCCACCGCTGCTGATGGTTAGGTTAGCTCCTCCAAGCGGATTGTTTACGCCGTAACCGGGATTGTAATTTACATATACAAAATTCGGAACGCCGGCAGTAAAGGTTAAATCGTTTGGTGTTAAATAATCGATATCAGAAAGTGGATTGTAAAAGGAATACACCAATGAATCTCCATCAGCATCCGTAGCACTGTGATCGAAATCGAGTGGTTGCCCCTGACAAACGAATACAGGTGGGAAATTCACCCATTGGGGTGAACTGTTGGTGAGCAACATAGTGTTATCTGAAATTCTGCAGTAAAATCCTTCTCCCGCATTGAGTGGGTTGTTCAAATTGACAATGGAAGAATTTCGGCAACAGGTTTCAAAATACAAATGATATCCGCCTGCTACAGGTGGTAAGTTATTTACGATACCGGCATACAAACCCTCCTCTACACAAATACCCGGATCTGCTACGCAGGTGTCGAGATTTAGCGGCACTGTTGTGAGCTGAATTCGGTTTAAGGTTACCGAAGCATTGAAGGTACCATTCGCATTATAAATTTCAATCGCTGCTGAAGTTTGCAAATCGGCATGCGGTCCGGTTGCAGGTGTACAGTCGCGATACAGTTTTAACAGAATCCGATAGGTACTTCCTCCCAAATGTTCGTAGGTGAGGGAACCTCCAACAATATGCGTTGAGTAGGCAGGAGAGAAGGTGATTAAAAAAATAAATACAGAAAGTAGCCTGTAGAGTTTTCCTTTCATAGCTTGATAGTTCTAATGAGTAAATATAAATAAAAGGTTCTTACAATAATGCAGAATGAAATTTTTCCAATAATAAAGTCAAACTTTGGTTTTGGTTTGCTTCCTTTTGTCTATTTTAGCTAGTATTATTGCCATCTTCTGCTATGAGAAAACTATTACTTTTTTCCGGATTCTTGCTGAGTGTTTCAGTATCAGCTCAGATCAATGTACAATGGGAATCGCGTTACAATGGCGCAGGTACAAATACGCCTGAAATTGTTGCCGATATGTATGTTGATGCTTCCGGAAATATTTACGTCACCGGCTCTGCTTACAATGCCATAAGCGGTTATGATATTGTCACCGTGAAGTATAATAATGCGGGAGTAGCACAGTGGACTCAAACCTTCAATGGATCCGGAAACGGTTTAGATGAAGCGCGTGCATTAGCCGTGGATGCTTCCGGAAATGTGTATGTTACCGGTTACGCATTTCGCTCGGGATCGAATTACGATTATACCACCATCAAATACAATTCCGCTGGAACTCAGCAATGGCAGCAATATTATGATGCCGGCGCAAGTCTGTTTGATGATGCCCGCGACATTGCAGTGGATGCATCAGGAAATGTTATTGTTACCGGTTCTGCCAATGTAAGTACATCGAATACCAATATCCGCACGGTAAAATATAATTCTGCCGGAACGCAGCAATGGGTGGCTGATTTTACTTCTTCCGGAAATAACCTCGATCAGGGGACCATTGTCCTCACCGACGCCTCCGGAAATGTCTACGTTGCAGGAAACGCCTTTAATACAGGTCAGGATCTGAATTACCGCGTTATTAAATACAATTCGGCAGGAACGCAGCAATGGACCGTTCAATACAATCATACCCTCAATTCCTATGAATACCCCACCGATATGGTGATGGATGCTTCAGGAAATTTATATGTTACCGGTTATGCCTATAATGGAGCAGCCAGTGATGATGATGTTCACACCATAAAAATTAATTCTTCAGGTACGATTACGAATACAGTCATATTTAACGGAACTGCCAATGCCGCAGATGTTTCGAATGCGATTAAACTGGATGCAAGCGGAAATGTTTATGTTGTAGGCAGAGCAAAAAATACAGGAACCGCCGAAGATTTTTGGGTGGCTAAATACAATTCAACACTCGGATTAATCTGGACCGATTCCTATAATGGTATTGGTGGAAATTATGACGAAGCAAGTGATGTTGCCATTGACAATTCAGGCAATGTTTACGTTACCGGTTATAGTTATTTACCCGGATCGAACAATGATTTTATGACCATCAAATATGATCCTGCAACAGGAAGCCGTGTTTGGTCGACCCGCTTCAACGGAACGGCGAACAACAGCGACCAGGCTAAAAAAATCAATGTTGATGCTGCAGGAAATGTTTATGTAAGCGGAGATAGCAAAGGAAGTGGAACTGGTACCGATTACAGCACCATAAAATATTGTCAGCTTACCACCAATGCCGGAAGCGATCAGCAAATTTGTTCCGGAGGAAGTGTACAACTGAATGCAACGGGAGGAACTACCTGGTCATGGACACCCAGCACCGGACTTAGCGCAAGCAATATTTCTAATCCCTTAGCGAATCCCTCTTCTACCACCACCTATTTTGTGAGCTCCACCGATGGGAATGGTTGCACAGATTTAGATACCATTCAGGTTGTGGTAAATACTTTACCGGGTCCTGTAATTACGCCATCCGGACCTACCACTTTTTGTGTTGGTGATTCAGTTACTTTAAATGCATCCGGATTCGCTGCCTATTCCTGGAATACCGGATCTTCCAATGCTTCTATTACAGTTTATACGGCAGGGACCTACACGGTAACCGTTACGGATGCCATGATGTGTAATAACTCAACAAATATTTCAGTTTCTGTAAATTCGCTTCCTTCAGTAGATGCGGGAACAGCTGCTGATTTTTGTATTGGTAACAGTACCCCTTTAAATGCAAGCGGAGCGGTTTCCTATGTGTGGGATGCTAATCCTGCATTAAGCAATACCTCCATTGCTAATCCGCAAGCCTCACCAACCGCAGATACCTGGTTTTATGTTACCGGCACCGATGCAAACGGATGCAGTAATTACGATTCAGTTTTTGTGAATGTAAATCCTCTTCCAACCACTCCAACCAACACCTTTGTTCAAGCGAACTATACCTGTGTTACCAACAATACTTCCGGTAACCAATGGTATTTAAACGGGGTTGCCATTCCGGGAGCTACGGGTCAGGTTTTAAATGTAACGGCCAATGGCGAGTACTGGGTGGTTTACTCCGATGCCAATGGTTGTATGAGTGCAAATTCAGATACCGTTACCGTATTAGATGTTAGCGTGGAGGAATTAGGTTTGGAGCATTTAACGATTTATCCAAATCCGAATAATGGAATGTTTACGGTTGAAATCAATGCTTCCTATTCCATTCAGCAAATGGATGTAATCAATGTATTGGGTGATGTGGTTTATACTATTTCTCCAAACGGAAAATCATCCATTCAGGTCGATCTTAAAAATCAGAATTCAGGAATATATTTTGTTCGTATTCTTACCAAAGAAAACAAGTACATCACCCGAAGGGTGATAAAAAATTAAGGGATATACACCATTGGTAAAACCGCGGTTTTTTGACCAGTTTCCAGTTTTACAAAATAATATCCGAAAGGAATTTCATGAAGGAGAATCAGCTGATGGTTCTCCTTTGTTGTTGTTGTGTACACCAATTTTCCGCTTAGATCGATCAATGAAATGGTAGCGCTGGTGTTCTCGCTGTTTTCAAATTTCACATTAAGTATTCCCTGACTTGGATTGGGATAAAGTGAAAATTTTAAATCGTTTGTGCTTTCTGATATACTGCTAAGTGCAGGATTCGATTTGTTGGAATAGGCACTCACACGACTGGTTTGTCCATTCATACAGGCCCCTGCAGATCGCTGCACCTCGATGTAATAATCGAGTGGAGTAGTGAGCGGAGCGGAATTATCGGTATAGGTAAATTGAGAGTTGAGCGTTGCATAAATCAAATGAAATGCTCCTGTACCGGTGGTATCGCGCCATACTCTGTAGTAGGGGAATGAAAATCCGAGTTGAACATC
The sequence above is drawn from the Flavobacteriales bacterium genome and encodes:
- a CDS encoding PKD domain-containing protein; the protein is MKGKLYRLLSVFIFLITFSPAYSTHIVGGSLTYEHLGGSTYRILLKLYRDCTPATGPHADLQTSAAIEIYNANGTFNASVTLNRIQLTTVPLNLDTCVADPGICVEEGLYAGIVNNLPPVAGGYHLYFETCCRNSSIVNLNNPLNAGEGFYCRISDNTMLLTNSSPQWVNFPPVFVCQGQPLDFDHSATDADGDSLVYSFYNPLSDIDYLTPNDLTFTAGVPNFVYVNYNPGYGVNNPLGGANLTISSGGIVDGIPSNIGQYVVGVRCDEWRDGILIGSVYRDFQFNVVVCPPPALAGIGPVNGCAGNAIQFNNTSSITANGFVWDFGDGSPTSTQTNPSHTYPGIGTYTVQLIAQYGTPCADTAYRTFPIAWSNADFNNPDSVCISSPASFSNTSTASANNTVNSWTWNFGDGSPTSGLPNPTHTFASGGLYNVQLIINSSSGCRDTINHPVFVQSLPSVNVGPDTSACNNNPLVSLNGTVNNASGGLWLNGNGTFNPNSSTLVTDYTPSAAEVSAGSMFLVLSSTGNGLCPTAVDTLHIVFVDGPDVNAGADIQVCKDTSGVPLNGTVQFAGGGTWSSSGSGTFSPNANTLNATYIPSAADTAAGAVTLYLTATNVGNCITTTDTVEVGFYNPPTALIMNNDTACSGDPIPLLVNVTTGQGIWTTLGSGIFTPDSLVGSYYHPGANDISNGTVTLIFTSINNGGCQAAKDTIDVAIIPSPVPAFSFTEPCFGITSVFTDGSTAIGGVVGWNWDFGDGQSSTSVNPTHLFAQAGTYNVTLIATSSNGCKDTLTQPVDVHYLPEVGFYSPNPCLNGGTDFTDTSSVVGSTITGWQWNFGDGGTSTVQNPNHLYPGAGSYSVTLIATTAFGCIDSLTQNTNVLPGPNAAYIASSYSVNQFEVVNFTDQSTPAGQIVSWQWNFGDSSAIDLNQNPSHGFNGSGTYSVILVVEDGNGCYDTTKSDIIVFLPPDIPNAFSPNGDGNNDFLYIYGGPFKELEYRIYNNWGELIFESTDIQQCGPYVCLGWDGTYKNVPQPMSVYVYQVRAVTEDGVEHVITGDVTLLR
- a CDS encoding T9SS type A sorting domain-containing protein; translated protein: MRKLLLFSGFLLSVSVSAQINVQWESRYNGAGTNTPEIVADMYVDASGNIYVTGSAYNAISGYDIVTVKYNNAGVAQWTQTFNGSGNGLDEARALAVDASGNVYVTGYAFRSGSNYDYTTIKYNSAGTQQWQQYYDAGASLFDDARDIAVDASGNVIVTGSANVSTSNTNIRTVKYNSAGTQQWVADFTSSGNNLDQGTIVLTDASGNVYVAGNAFNTGQDLNYRVIKYNSAGTQQWTVQYNHTLNSYEYPTDMVMDASGNLYVTGYAYNGAASDDDVHTIKINSSGTITNTVIFNGTANAADVSNAIKLDASGNVYVVGRAKNTGTAEDFWVAKYNSTLGLIWTDSYNGIGGNYDEASDVAIDNSGNVYVTGYSYLPGSNNDFMTIKYDPATGSRVWSTRFNGTANNSDQAKKINVDAAGNVYVSGDSKGSGTGTDYSTIKYCQLTTNAGSDQQICSGGSVQLNATGGTTWSWTPSTGLSASNISNPLANPSSTTTYFVSSTDGNGCTDLDTIQVVVNTLPGPVITPSGPTTFCVGDSVTLNASGFAAYSWNTGSSNASITVYTAGTYTVTVTDAMMCNNSTNISVSVNSLPSVDAGTAADFCIGNSTPLNASGAVSYVWDANPALSNTSIANPQASPTADTWFYVTGTDANGCSNYDSVFVNVNPLPTTPTNTFVQANYTCVTNNTSGNQWYLNGVAIPGATGQVLNVTANGEYWVVYSDANGCMSANSDTVTVLDVSVEELGLEHLTIYPNPNNGMFTVEINASYSIQQMDVINVLGDVVYTISPNGKSSIQVDLKNQNSGIYFVRILTKENKYITRRVIKN